Proteins co-encoded in one Rhopalosiphum maidis isolate BTI-1 chromosome 2, ASM367621v3, whole genome shotgun sequence genomic window:
- the LOC113553642 gene encoding eukaryotic translation initiation factor 4E transporter isoform X1: MDSRVSKSRKRHSGIQGHMLKKVLKTMPHCKENIPELPLNYNSMCTKGLKNCLGITTNEMENETVIEDKVKVVRFKQPTQKYTKEALLELQNLSSSKLRPKFLDNFPDLDVELAGKTRKGSRPVASGKPATNTKTVAFDLPPWQNQPTENGESKTEKKPQDAKDRLKKDQDIVLSPQRRSFNSGCFVTMNASNVPKRSNSPLNTSAKQYVEREPIREPRRVGSGRLMSRDSWDSSFRQPENGIANNYNFGKGGGFRESSSHNSIEPRRKDFEFDRGETDRYRNYDRFKGSSNYDRRRNDSYRTQEEPEWMTDGPTSQHDTIELRGFEDPPVDKTKKKKTKPTPRTKKNSIDSTSTESAAAIKGANETKIKKTKKEKDEDKKKKPTVEKPNNEDQTKKDSESITGNEFIQAYDAEHKTNDNVFNDFNIDDFLKPDYLSDIMHIEGETDANVAGSRFRQWFTTHDSSRASSASTEMLNSATNKGATDNVEEDPRQLSSMLMGMVKHNSQNESKNLTNAYDSITSSENNKLPPAIMDVIKASAPQLTDPKAAIRDLEVNGKVQSLEEIESRLRMSSGQQNGYSPPHNNIQFHEEMKLKKLQNMKMSQNEHENSNNDGHVTNSSQNYSILQMLNNAQGPQNYMANQVQNPTGPYGHSNNYRGQQPNMQVPNDLVMKLMEAQQIQKQHENMVAKAMAAQQQQSKQHMFKLPVELQNMVNFYTPTKDILQSREAQEMLMGIKRGEVMLHHLVEQWKKTSANQSRYRETLICLMKVFQHSSNAQRMANQQDLVYQQQQAALYQSQMLKRQLLDQTHKRMENVHNASFGGESAMDLGSSQSQSQPRIGLTPTSVLRKMTSTSEPLVDKHHIPDERSVTQHALQHQINTLQQQIQQQQFMQQQQQQQQQQQQQQQQQQQQQQQQQQQQQRPVNTTIQQILSGNYPRYHGAQQQHQQQQQQSNNMNGRSINYGSGDKSRMNRVQSPVSNQLARWFSPELLAQARAGRLPNMPAMSQNLNMLSVEDIEKFQVGGRS; the protein is encoded by the exons ATGGATAGTAGAGTTAGTAAAAGTCGTAAACGACATTCTGGTATTCAAGgtcatatgttaaaaaaagttttgaaaaccATGCCTCATTGTAAAGAAAATATTCCAGAACtacctttaaattataatagtatgtgtACAAAAGgcctaaaaaattgtttag gtataacaaCAAATGAAATGGAAAATGAAACAGTCATTGAAGATAAAGTTAAAGTAGTGAGATTTAAACAGccaacacaaaaatataccaaAGAAGCTTTGTTGGAATTACAAAACTTGAGCAGTTCCAAATTGCGCCCAAAATTTTTAGACAACTTCCCTGACTTGGATGTAGAACTTGCCGGAAAAACTAGAAA agGAAGTAGACCTGTAGCCAGTGGAAAACCCGCTACTAATACTAAGACAGTAGCATTTGATTTACCACCTTGGCAGAACCAACCAACAGAAAATGGAGAATCTAAAACTGAg aaaaaaccgCAGGATGCTAAAGACCGTTTGAAAAAGGATCAAGATATAGTTTTGAGTCCTCAAAGACGCAGTTTCAATTCAGGATGTTTTGTTACTATGAATGCTTCTAATGTACCAAAACGTTCAAATAGTCCTTTGAATACATCTGCTAAACAATATGTTGAAAG ggaACCCATTCGAGAACCTCGTCGAGTTGGTAGTGGTCGATTAATGAGTCGAGATTCTTGGGATTCTAGTTTTCGTCAGCCAGAAAATGGAAtcgctaataattataactttggTAAAGGAGGCGGCTTTCGTGAATCTTCATCTCATAActcaat tgAACCTCGTAGAAAAGATTTTGAGTTTGACAGAGGAGAAACAGATCGTTATAGAAATTATGATCGCTTCAAAGGTTCTAGTAATTATGATAGACGCCGAAATGATTCTTATCGAACGCAAGAAGAACCGGAATGGATGACAG atggCCCAACTTCTCAACATGATACTATTGAGTTGCGAGGTTTTGAAGATCCACCTGTtgacaaaacaaaaaagaaaaaaactaaaccta ctcCCCGTACTAAAAAGAATTCAATTGACTCGACATCCACGGAATCAGCAGCTGCTATAAAAGGAGCTaatgaaactaaaataaagaaaactaAAAAGGAAAAAGATGaagataaaaagaaaaagcCAACAGTTGAAAAACCCAat AACGAAGACCAAACTAAAAAAGATTCTGAATCAATAACTGGAAATGAGTTCATTCAAGCTTATGATGCTGAGCATAAAACTAACGACAATGTATTCAATGATTTCAATATTGATGATTTCTTAAAGCCAGATTACTTAAGTGATATAATGCATATTGAAGGAGAAACTGACGCAAATGTAGCTGGTTCACGATTCCGCCAATGGTTTACTACACATGATAGTAGTCGTGCTTCATCTGCTTCTACTGAAATGTTAAATTCTGCAACTAAta AAGGTGCAACAGATAATGTAGAAGAAGACCCTAGACAGTTATCATCAATGCTCATGGGAATGGTTAAACATAATAGTCAGAatgaatcaaaaaatttaacaaatgcaTATGACTCTATCACATcaagtgaaaataataaacttccTCCTGCTATCATGGATGTTATTAAAGCTAGTGCACCTCAGTTGACTGATCCTAAAGCTGCCATACGCGATTTAG aggTTAATGGTAAAGTTCAAAGTCTTGAAGAAATTGAATCTAGGCTACGTATGTCAAGTGGACAACAAAATGGCTATTCACcaccacataataatattcaattccATGAAGaaatgaaactaaaaaaactgCAGAACATGAAG atgtCTCAAAATGAGCACGAAAACTCTAACAATGATGGACATGTAACAAACAGCTCACAAAACTATTCCATACtgcag atgcTGAATAATGCCCAAGGACCACAGAATTATATGGCAAACCAAGTACAAAACCCTACTG GTCCATATGgccattcaaataattatcgtGGTCAACAACCAAATATGCAAGTTCCTAATGATCTTGTTATGAAGCTCATGGAAGCACAAcag atTCAAAAGCAACATGAAAATATGGTTGCAAAAGCAATGGCTGCTCAACAACAACAGTCTAAGCAACATATGTTCAAACTTCCCGTTGAACTTCAAAATATGGTCAATTTCTACACACCTACTAAAGATATATTGCAAAGCCGCGAAGCACAAGAAATGCTTatgg gaaTTAAACGCGGTGAAGTAATGCTACATCATTTAGTTGAGCAATGGAAAAAGACCAGTGCTAATCAGTCTCGTTATCGTGAAACTCTTATTTGTCTTATGAAAGTATTTCAACATTCAAGCA atgccCAAAGAATGGCTAATCAACAGGATTTAGTTTACCAACAACAACAAGCTGCATTATACCAAAGCCAAATGCTTAAAAGACAATTACTTGACCAAACCCATAAAAGGATGGAAAAT gtTCATAATGCATCATTTGGAGGAGAAAGTGCTATGGATTTGGGTTCATCTCAGTCACAGTCTCAACCAAGAATTGGTCTTACTCCAACATCTGTGTTACGTAAGATGACTTCAACTTCAGAACCTTTGGTAGATAAACATCATATACCTGATGAAAGATCTG TTACCCAACATGCACTTCAGCATCAAATAAACACTTTGCAACAGCAAATACAGCAACAACAGTTTAtgcagcagcaacaacaacaacaacaacaacaacaacaacaacaacaacaacaacaacaacagcaacaacagcagcagcaacaacagcaACGACCAGTCAATACTACTATTCAGCAAATACTAAGTGGTAACTATCCTAGGTACCATGGAGCACAACAACAACAccaacagcaacagcaacaatctaataatatgaatGGTCGCA GTATAAATTATGGTTCTGGGGATAAATCGCGTATGAACCGGGTACAATCCCCTGTTAGCAATCAGCTTGCACGTTGGTTTTCTCCAGAATTGTTGGCACAAGCCCGTGCTGGCCGTTTACCAAACATGCCTGCTATGTCGCAGAATTTAAATATGCTCAGTGTTGAAGATATCGAAAAGTTCCAGGTTGGTGGTCGTtcttaa
- the LOC113553642 gene encoding eukaryotic translation initiation factor 4E transporter isoform X2 — MSEMINDNDKLSKSMADANNEGITTNEMENETVIEDKVKVVRFKQPTQKYTKEALLELQNLSSSKLRPKFLDNFPDLDVELAGKTRKGSRPVASGKPATNTKTVAFDLPPWQNQPTENGESKTEKKPQDAKDRLKKDQDIVLSPQRRSFNSGCFVTMNASNVPKRSNSPLNTSAKQYVEREPIREPRRVGSGRLMSRDSWDSSFRQPENGIANNYNFGKGGGFRESSSHNSIEPRRKDFEFDRGETDRYRNYDRFKGSSNYDRRRNDSYRTQEEPEWMTDGPTSQHDTIELRGFEDPPVDKTKKKKTKPTPRTKKNSIDSTSTESAAAIKGANETKIKKTKKEKDEDKKKKPTVEKPNNEDQTKKDSESITGNEFIQAYDAEHKTNDNVFNDFNIDDFLKPDYLSDIMHIEGETDANVAGSRFRQWFTTHDSSRASSASTEMLNSATNKGATDNVEEDPRQLSSMLMGMVKHNSQNESKNLTNAYDSITSSENNKLPPAIMDVIKASAPQLTDPKAAIRDLEVNGKVQSLEEIESRLRMSSGQQNGYSPPHNNIQFHEEMKLKKLQNMKMSQNEHENSNNDGHVTNSSQNYSILQMLNNAQGPQNYMANQVQNPTGPYGHSNNYRGQQPNMQVPNDLVMKLMEAQQIQKQHENMVAKAMAAQQQQSKQHMFKLPVELQNMVNFYTPTKDILQSREAQEMLMGIKRGEVMLHHLVEQWKKTSANQSRYRETLICLMKVFQHSSNAQRMANQQDLVYQQQQAALYQSQMLKRQLLDQTHKRMENVHNASFGGESAMDLGSSQSQSQPRIGLTPTSVLRKMTSTSEPLVDKHHIPDERSVTQHALQHQINTLQQQIQQQQFMQQQQQQQQQQQQQQQQQQQQQQQQQQQQQRPVNTTIQQILSGNYPRYHGAQQQHQQQQQQSNNMNGRSINYGSGDKSRMNRVQSPVSNQLARWFSPELLAQARAGRLPNMPAMSQNLNMLSVEDIEKFQVGGRS, encoded by the exons ATGTCCGAAATGATCAACGATAATGACAAATTATCGAAATCGATGGCGGATGCCAACAATGAAG gtataacaaCAAATGAAATGGAAAATGAAACAGTCATTGAAGATAAAGTTAAAGTAGTGAGATTTAAACAGccaacacaaaaatataccaaAGAAGCTTTGTTGGAATTACAAAACTTGAGCAGTTCCAAATTGCGCCCAAAATTTTTAGACAACTTCCCTGACTTGGATGTAGAACTTGCCGGAAAAACTAGAAA agGAAGTAGACCTGTAGCCAGTGGAAAACCCGCTACTAATACTAAGACAGTAGCATTTGATTTACCACCTTGGCAGAACCAACCAACAGAAAATGGAGAATCTAAAACTGAg aaaaaaccgCAGGATGCTAAAGACCGTTTGAAAAAGGATCAAGATATAGTTTTGAGTCCTCAAAGACGCAGTTTCAATTCAGGATGTTTTGTTACTATGAATGCTTCTAATGTACCAAAACGTTCAAATAGTCCTTTGAATACATCTGCTAAACAATATGTTGAAAG ggaACCCATTCGAGAACCTCGTCGAGTTGGTAGTGGTCGATTAATGAGTCGAGATTCTTGGGATTCTAGTTTTCGTCAGCCAGAAAATGGAAtcgctaataattataactttggTAAAGGAGGCGGCTTTCGTGAATCTTCATCTCATAActcaat tgAACCTCGTAGAAAAGATTTTGAGTTTGACAGAGGAGAAACAGATCGTTATAGAAATTATGATCGCTTCAAAGGTTCTAGTAATTATGATAGACGCCGAAATGATTCTTATCGAACGCAAGAAGAACCGGAATGGATGACAG atggCCCAACTTCTCAACATGATACTATTGAGTTGCGAGGTTTTGAAGATCCACCTGTtgacaaaacaaaaaagaaaaaaactaaaccta ctcCCCGTACTAAAAAGAATTCAATTGACTCGACATCCACGGAATCAGCAGCTGCTATAAAAGGAGCTaatgaaactaaaataaagaaaactaAAAAGGAAAAAGATGaagataaaaagaaaaagcCAACAGTTGAAAAACCCAat AACGAAGACCAAACTAAAAAAGATTCTGAATCAATAACTGGAAATGAGTTCATTCAAGCTTATGATGCTGAGCATAAAACTAACGACAATGTATTCAATGATTTCAATATTGATGATTTCTTAAAGCCAGATTACTTAAGTGATATAATGCATATTGAAGGAGAAACTGACGCAAATGTAGCTGGTTCACGATTCCGCCAATGGTTTACTACACATGATAGTAGTCGTGCTTCATCTGCTTCTACTGAAATGTTAAATTCTGCAACTAAta AAGGTGCAACAGATAATGTAGAAGAAGACCCTAGACAGTTATCATCAATGCTCATGGGAATGGTTAAACATAATAGTCAGAatgaatcaaaaaatttaacaaatgcaTATGACTCTATCACATcaagtgaaaataataaacttccTCCTGCTATCATGGATGTTATTAAAGCTAGTGCACCTCAGTTGACTGATCCTAAAGCTGCCATACGCGATTTAG aggTTAATGGTAAAGTTCAAAGTCTTGAAGAAATTGAATCTAGGCTACGTATGTCAAGTGGACAACAAAATGGCTATTCACcaccacataataatattcaattccATGAAGaaatgaaactaaaaaaactgCAGAACATGAAG atgtCTCAAAATGAGCACGAAAACTCTAACAATGATGGACATGTAACAAACAGCTCACAAAACTATTCCATACtgcag atgcTGAATAATGCCCAAGGACCACAGAATTATATGGCAAACCAAGTACAAAACCCTACTG GTCCATATGgccattcaaataattatcgtGGTCAACAACCAAATATGCAAGTTCCTAATGATCTTGTTATGAAGCTCATGGAAGCACAAcag atTCAAAAGCAACATGAAAATATGGTTGCAAAAGCAATGGCTGCTCAACAACAACAGTCTAAGCAACATATGTTCAAACTTCCCGTTGAACTTCAAAATATGGTCAATTTCTACACACCTACTAAAGATATATTGCAAAGCCGCGAAGCACAAGAAATGCTTatgg gaaTTAAACGCGGTGAAGTAATGCTACATCATTTAGTTGAGCAATGGAAAAAGACCAGTGCTAATCAGTCTCGTTATCGTGAAACTCTTATTTGTCTTATGAAAGTATTTCAACATTCAAGCA atgccCAAAGAATGGCTAATCAACAGGATTTAGTTTACCAACAACAACAAGCTGCATTATACCAAAGCCAAATGCTTAAAAGACAATTACTTGACCAAACCCATAAAAGGATGGAAAAT gtTCATAATGCATCATTTGGAGGAGAAAGTGCTATGGATTTGGGTTCATCTCAGTCACAGTCTCAACCAAGAATTGGTCTTACTCCAACATCTGTGTTACGTAAGATGACTTCAACTTCAGAACCTTTGGTAGATAAACATCATATACCTGATGAAAGATCTG TTACCCAACATGCACTTCAGCATCAAATAAACACTTTGCAACAGCAAATACAGCAACAACAGTTTAtgcagcagcaacaacaacaacaacaacaacaacaacaacaacaacaacaacaacaacaacagcaacaacagcagcagcaacaacagcaACGACCAGTCAATACTACTATTCAGCAAATACTAAGTGGTAACTATCCTAGGTACCATGGAGCACAACAACAACAccaacagcaacagcaacaatctaataatatgaatGGTCGCA GTATAAATTATGGTTCTGGGGATAAATCGCGTATGAACCGGGTACAATCCCCTGTTAGCAATCAGCTTGCACGTTGGTTTTCTCCAGAATTGTTGGCACAAGCCCGTGCTGGCCGTTTACCAAACATGCCTGCTATGTCGCAGAATTTAAATATGCTCAGTGTTGAAGATATCGAAAAGTTCCAGGTTGGTGGTCGTtcttaa